Proteins from one Pagrus major chromosome 1, Pma_NU_1.0 genomic window:
- the LOC141003774 gene encoding elongation factor 1-alpha 1: MGKEKLHINIVVIGHVDSGKSTTTGHLIYKCGGIDKRTIEKFEKEAAEMGKGSFKYAWVLDKLKAERERGITIDISLWKFETSKYYVTIIDAPGHRDFIKNMITGTSQADCAVLIVAAGVGEFEAGISKNGQTREHALLAYTLGVKQLIVGINKMDSTEPNYSQKRYEEIVKEVSTYIKKIGYNPDTVAFVPISGWNGDNMLEPSPNMTWFKGWKINRKDGNASGTTLLEALDAIQPPTRPTDKPLRLPLQDVYKIGGIGTVPVGRVETGILKPGMVVTFAPVNVTTEVKSVEMHHEALTEALPGDNVGFNVKNVSVKDIRRGNVAGDSRSDPPQEAAGFTSQVIILNHPGQISAGYAPVLDCHTAHIACKFAELKEKIDRRSGKKLEDNPKFLKSGDAAIVDMIPGKPMCVESFSEYPPLGRFAVRDMRQTVAVGVIKGVEKKAPTSGKITKSAQKAQKVK, from the exons ATGGGGAAGGAGAAACTCCACATAAACATTGTGGTAATAGGACATGTCGACTCAGGCAAGTCCACCACCACCGGCCACCTCATCTATAAGTGTGGAGGCATCGACAAGAGAACAATCGAGAAGTTTGAGAAGGAGGCCGCTGAG ATGGGAAAGGGTTCCTTCAAATATGCCTGGGTTCTGGACAAGCTAAAGGCAGAGCGTGAGCGTGGCATCACCATTGACATCTCTCTTTGGAAGTTTGAGACCAGCAAGTACTACGTCACCATCATTGATGCTCCAGGACACAGGGACTTCATCAAGAACATGATCACTGGGACTTCTCAG GCCGACTGTGCTGTGCTGATCGTGGCTGCAGGCGTGGGTGAGTTTGAAGCTGGCATCTCAAAGAACGGGCAGACTCGTGAACATGCTCTCCTTGCCTACACGTTGGGAGTGAAGCAGCTCATCGTTGGTATCAACAAAATGGATTCCACTGAACCCAACTACAGCCAGAAGCGTTATGAGGAGATTGTGAAGGAAGTCAGCACTTACATTAAGAAGATTGGTTATAACCCTGACACTGTGGCCTTCGTGCCCATCTCTGGCTGGAACGGAGACAACATGCTGGAACCCAGCCCTAAT ATGACCTGGTTCAAGGGCTGGAAGATCAACCGTAAAGATGGTAATGCCTCAGGCACCACACTGCTGGAGGCTCTGGATGCCATCCAGCCTCCCACGCGCCCCACTGACAAGCCCCTCCGCCTGCCTCTGCAGGATGTCTACAAGATTGGAG GCATTGGGACCGTACCAGTTGGCAGAGTAGAGACAGGAATCCTAAAACCTGGCATGGTGGTGACCTTTGCCCCTGTCAATGTGACCACTGAGGTCAAGTCCGTGGAGATGCACCATGAGGCCCTGACTGAGGCGCTGCCTGGCGACAATGTGGGATTTAACGTCAAGAATGTGTCTGTTAAGGACATTCGCCGTGGCAACGTGGCTGGAGACAGCAGGAGTGACCCACCACAGGAGGCAGCCGGCTTCACCTCTCAG GTGATTATCCTGAACCACCCAGGTCAGATCAGTGCTGGCTACGCCCCTGTGCTGGACTGCCACACTGCACACATCGCATGCAAGTTTGCAGAGCTCAAGGAAAAGATTGACCGTCGCTCTGGTAAGAAGCTTGAAGACAACCCGAAGTTCCTGAAGTCTGGAGATGCTGCCATCGTAGACATGATCCCTGGCAAGCCCATGTGTGTGGAGAGCTTCTCTGAGTACCCACCACTGG GGAGGTTTGCGGTGCGTGACATGCGTCAGACCGTGGCGGTGGGAGTGATTAAAGGTGTGGAAAAGAAAGCCCCGACCAGCGGTAAGATTACCAAGTCTGCACAGAAGGCCCAGAAGGTCAAATGA